A genomic region of Verrucomicrobiia bacterium contains the following coding sequences:
- the rfaE1 gene encoding D-glycero-beta-D-manno-heptose-7-phosphate kinase — MNHHVKLAPARARQLLTTARQRRILVVGDVMLDQFIWGGVTRISPEAPVPVVDFHRESFMPGGAANVARNLTSLETRTDIFGVVGRDTAAQQLVALLKEQRVGCRGLVTSPARHTSIKTRIVAHQQQVVRVDRETRVPLNDALTARLLAALAPELARADAVVVGDYGKGVITQKLLDGLQKLCRAKGVWLSLDPKPVHALNLAGLSLITPNRKEAFELAQVPDDTRTTDPLQDKNLLRVTERLLGELCPALLLITLGDQGMLLCQRGQAPFHIPTVAQEVFDVSGAGDTVIATFTLAIAAGASPVEAAILSNHAAGIVVGKMGTATVAPEELLASFGH; from the coding sequence ATGAATCACCACGTCAAACTCGCGCCGGCCCGCGCCCGGCAGCTCCTCACCACGGCCCGCCAGCGCCGCATTTTGGTCGTCGGCGATGTGATGCTGGACCAATTCATCTGGGGCGGCGTGACGCGCATTTCGCCCGAGGCGCCGGTGCCGGTGGTCGATTTTCACCGGGAAAGTTTCATGCCGGGCGGCGCCGCCAACGTGGCGCGCAACCTGACTTCGCTCGAAACCCGCACCGACATCTTCGGCGTCGTCGGCCGTGACACCGCCGCGCAGCAGCTCGTGGCATTGCTCAAGGAACAACGGGTGGGCTGCCGCGGCCTCGTCACCAGCCCGGCGCGGCATACCAGCATCAAGACCCGCATCGTGGCGCATCAACAACAGGTCGTGCGCGTGGACCGCGAAACGCGCGTCCCGTTGAACGACGCATTGACGGCCCGTTTGCTCGCCGCCCTCGCGCCCGAACTGGCCCGCGCGGACGCCGTCGTGGTCGGCGATTACGGCAAGGGCGTCATCACGCAAAAGCTGCTCGACGGACTGCAAAAGCTTTGCCGGGCGAAAGGCGTCTGGCTCAGCCTCGACCCCAAACCGGTTCACGCGCTCAACCTGGCCGGGCTCTCGCTGATCACGCCCAATCGCAAGGAGGCTTTTGAACTGGCCCAGGTGCCGGACGACACCCGCACAACCGATCCGCTGCAGGACAAGAACCTGCTGCGCGTGACGGAGCGCTTGCTCGGAGAATTGTGCCCGGCGTTGTTGCTGATCACGCTGGGCGATCAGGGCATGCTGCTGTGCCAGCGCGGCCAGGCGCCCTTTCACATCCCGACCGTGGCACAGGAGGTGTTTGACGTTTCGGGCGCGGGCGATACGGTCATTGCCACGTTTACCCTGGCCATTGCCGCAGGCGCGTCGCCGGTGGAGGCGGCCATCTTGTCCAATCACGCTGCCGGCATTGTGGTGGGCAAGATGGGCACGGCAACCGTGGCGCCTGAAGAATTGCTGGCCAGTTTTGGCCATTGA
- the panB gene encoding 3-methyl-2-oxobutanoate hydroxymethyltransferase has product MTLEQKISPDHLRALKGRAQIPALTTYDYPMTRMLDETGVPLLLVGDSLGMVVLGYPDTTHVTMAEMEHHVRACARAKPRALLVGDLPYHSYETPEQAVENARLLVAAGAEAVKAEGGKEIIPQVQAILGAGIPFLGHLGMLPQHVLEEGGYHIKGRKDEEHAKLVADADALAGAGAFGIVLELVTPPVAAEITRRIPIPTIGIGSGRECDGQILVTHDLVGTFPWFTPRFVKPRRQSAAEMQAAVREWMIEVGATAAKPAV; this is encoded by the coding sequence ATGACGCTCGAACAAAAAATCAGCCCTGATCACCTCCGCGCGCTCAAGGGACGGGCGCAAATCCCTGCGCTGACGACCTACGATTATCCGATGACCCGGATGCTGGATGAAACCGGCGTGCCGCTGCTGCTCGTGGGCGATTCGCTGGGCATGGTCGTGCTGGGTTATCCCGACACCACGCACGTTACGATGGCAGAAATGGAGCACCACGTCCGCGCCTGCGCCCGGGCCAAGCCGCGTGCGTTGCTTGTGGGCGACCTGCCCTATCACAGTTACGAAACGCCCGAGCAGGCCGTCGAGAACGCGCGCCTGCTGGTCGCCGCCGGCGCCGAAGCGGTCAAGGCCGAGGGCGGCAAGGAAATCATTCCGCAGGTGCAGGCGATTCTGGGTGCGGGCATCCCGTTCCTGGGCCACTTGGGCATGTTGCCCCAGCATGTGCTTGAAGAAGGTGGCTATCACATCAAAGGCCGCAAAGATGAGGAACACGCCAAGCTCGTCGCCGACGCCGACGCCCTGGCCGGCGCGGGCGCCTTCGGCATTGTTTTGGAACTGGTGACGCCGCCGGTCGCCGCCGAAATCACCAGGCGGATTCCGATTCCCACCATCGGCATCGGCAGCGGCCGCGAGTGCGACGGGCAGATTCTCGTGACGCACGACCTGGTCGGCACCTTTCCGTGGTTCACGCCGCGCTTCGTCAAACCCAGGCGGCAGTCTGCGGCCGAAATGCAGGCGGCCGTGCGCGAGTGGATGATTGAGGTCGGCGCGACAGCGGCCAAACCGGCGGTTTAA
- a CDS encoding ATP-binding protein, whose amino-acid sequence MTIRARLNLWYAGILFAALMAVGGLAYHEFVIEPRSRPPRTVNNIADQEEDFGEVISLVLWCGVPAAVLGLTGGWWLTRRALAPVAALTEAASRINECNLANQLPRTNNGDELDRLTEVFNSMTRRLNESFQRIREFTLHASHELKTPLTVLHAELETALGETPHTVAQRERMLSQLDEVQRLTRIVDNLALLTKADAGLVPLNLGPVAFDELVRESHGCAQLLARPARIEVKLAACEAARVQGDRHRLRQLLLNLVDNAIKYNQPAGGVTLALLRASDSAEFAITNTGPGIPADKLDRVFDRFFRGDASHNNEVEGCGLGLSIAQWIVHAHAGRIAIASTPDGLTTVTVRLPLARSSANRS is encoded by the coding sequence ATGACCATCCGGGCACGGCTCAACCTCTGGTATGCCGGAATCCTGTTTGCGGCGCTGATGGCCGTGGGTGGCCTGGCGTATCACGAATTTGTGATCGAGCCGCGTTCGCGTCCGCCGAGGACCGTCAATAACATCGCCGATCAGGAGGAAGATTTCGGCGAGGTCATCAGTTTGGTGTTGTGGTGTGGCGTGCCGGCGGCCGTGCTCGGCCTGACCGGCGGCTGGTGGCTGACCCGGCGGGCCCTGGCGCCGGTGGCGGCGCTCACGGAGGCCGCGTCGCGCATCAACGAGTGCAATCTGGCCAACCAGCTACCCCGGACCAACAATGGCGACGAACTGGACCGCCTCACGGAAGTCTTCAATTCCATGACCCGCCGGTTGAACGAATCATTTCAGCGCATCCGGGAATTTACCCTGCACGCCTCACATGAATTGAAGACGCCGCTGACCGTGCTGCATGCGGAACTGGAGACGGCATTGGGCGAAACGCCTCATACCGTTGCGCAACGCGAGCGGATGCTCAGTCAACTCGATGAGGTGCAGCGGCTGACCCGCATCGTGGACAATCTGGCCTTGCTGACCAAGGCGGACGCGGGGCTGGTGCCGCTCAATCTTGGTCCGGTGGCGTTCGACGAACTCGTGCGGGAAAGCCACGGCTGTGCGCAGTTGCTGGCGCGGCCCGCCCGGATTGAAGTGAAGCTGGCCGCCTGTGAAGCCGCCCGGGTGCAGGGAGACCGGCACCGGCTCCGCCAGTTGCTGCTCAACCTGGTGGACAACGCCATCAAATACAACCAGCCCGCGGGCGGCGTGACCCTGGCCTTGCTGCGCGCCAGTGACAGCGCTGAATTTGCCATCACAAACACGGGCCCGGGCATTCCCGCGGACAAACTGGATCGTGTCTTCGACCGCTTCTTCCGGGGTGACGCGAGCCACAACAACGAAGTGGAGGGGTGCGGGCTGGGGCTCAGCATTGCGCAATGGATTGTCCACGCGCATGCCGGGCGAATTGCCATTGCTTCCACGCCGGATGGCTTGACCACGGTGACTGTGCGATTGCCCCTGGCGCGCTCATCTGCCAATCGCTCATGA
- a CDS encoding YncE family protein, producing the protein MKAYFARSLCGLALFGWLLVGTVASDGAQINYRPLKSIPIGGEGGWDYLEVDSSAHRLYVSHATKVVVIDTATDTVVGEVADTPGVHGIVVAPDLGRGFTSNGRENKVGIFDVKMLQPIAKVETGGNPDAILYESKRAGVYAFNGRSHSATVIDARTAKVLATIPLGGKPEFAVEDPDRDRIFVNIEDTSELVAIDAARREVVARWPIAPGEEASGLAIDVTHHRLFLGCANKLMVMMDDNTGKVLGSVPIGAGVDACKYDPVTQLAFASCGAGTTTIARADGTDALTVVQTLKTARGARTMALDPATHKIYLSAAEYPPGAAGERRPQPMAGSFKVLVFGPERGEVLKSRPAGEKAN; encoded by the coding sequence ATGAAGGCATATTTCGCCCGTTCGCTTTGTGGCCTGGCGCTGTTCGGCTGGTTGTTGGTTGGCACCGTGGCGTCGGATGGCGCGCAAATCAATTATCGTCCGCTCAAATCGATTCCCATCGGCGGTGAGGGCGGCTGGGATTATCTCGAGGTGGACTCCTCCGCCCACCGGCTCTACGTCAGTCATGCGACCAAGGTGGTCGTGATCGATACCGCCACGGACACGGTTGTCGGTGAGGTTGCGGACACGCCGGGCGTTCACGGGATTGTGGTGGCGCCGGACTTGGGGCGCGGGTTCACCAGCAATGGCCGCGAAAACAAGGTCGGCATCTTCGACGTGAAGATGTTGCAGCCGATCGCCAAGGTGGAAACGGGTGGGAATCCCGACGCCATCCTTTACGAATCAAAGCGCGCCGGGGTGTATGCGTTCAATGGCCGTTCGCATTCGGCCACCGTGATTGATGCCCGCACCGCGAAAGTGCTCGCGACGATTCCGCTGGGCGGGAAACCCGAGTTTGCCGTGGAGGATCCCGACCGCGACCGGATTTTCGTCAACATTGAAGACACGAGCGAACTCGTTGCGATCGACGCGGCCCGACGCGAGGTGGTGGCGCGCTGGCCCATCGCGCCGGGCGAAGAGGCTTCCGGACTGGCCATTGATGTGACGCATCACCGCCTGTTTCTCGGCTGCGCGAACAAGCTGATGGTAATGATGGATGACAACACCGGAAAGGTCTTGGGCAGCGTGCCGATTGGCGCGGGCGTGGATGCCTGCAAATATGATCCAGTCACGCAGCTGGCGTTCGCCTCCTGCGGCGCAGGCACCACCACCATTGCCCGTGCCGACGGAACTGATGCGCTCACCGTGGTCCAGACCCTCAAGACGGCGCGTGGTGCGCGGACCATGGCGCTCGATCCGGCCACGCACAAGATTTACCTGAGCGCTGCGGAATACCCGCCGGGCGCGGCGGGCGAGCGACGGCCCCAACCGATGGCGGGCAGTTTCAAAGTTTTGGTGTTCGGTCCGGAACGCGGCGAGGTTTTGAAATCGCGCCCGGCCGGGGAAAAGGCTAATTGA
- a CDS encoding thiazole synthase, which translates to MSLDNQPLVIAGRTFRSRLLVGTGKFSAPEAMRDALAASGSEIVTVALRRADLSGKHDPFANILEFVDPEKYLLLPNTSGAMNAEEAVRLARLAMAAGLPKWVKLEIHPDPRYLLPDPIETLKAAEQLVKEGFTVLPYINADPVLAKRLQEAGTATVMPLGSPIGSNRGIQTRDQIRIIIEQATVPVVVDAGLGAPSHAAEAMEMGADAVLVNTAMAVASDPNRMAVAFKLAVEAGRAAFEIGLAAQHLEAEATSPLTGFLN; encoded by the coding sequence ATGTCGTTGGACAATCAACCACTCGTCATCGCCGGACGGACATTCCGCTCCCGGCTCCTCGTTGGCACCGGCAAATTCTCCGCACCCGAAGCCATGCGTGACGCGCTGGCCGCAAGCGGCTCGGAAATCGTCACCGTCGCCCTCCGCCGCGCCGACCTTTCCGGGAAGCACGACCCGTTCGCCAACATTCTGGAGTTTGTGGATCCGGAGAAATATCTGCTCCTGCCCAACACCAGCGGCGCCATGAACGCGGAAGAAGCCGTGCGGCTCGCGCGCCTGGCCATGGCCGCCGGCCTGCCCAAATGGGTGAAACTCGAAATCCATCCCGACCCGCGTTACCTGCTGCCCGATCCCATCGAAACGCTCAAGGCGGCGGAACAGCTGGTGAAGGAAGGTTTCACCGTGCTGCCCTACATCAATGCCGATCCCGTGCTCGCCAAACGGCTGCAGGAAGCCGGCACGGCCACGGTGATGCCGCTGGGCTCGCCCATCGGCTCCAATCGCGGCATTCAAACCCGCGACCAGATTCGCATCATCATCGAGCAGGCCACCGTCCCCGTGGTGGTGGACGCCGGACTCGGCGCGCCGAGCCACGCGGCGGAAGCGATGGAAATGGGCGCCGATGCAGTGCTGGTCAACACGGCCATGGCCGTGGCCAGCGACCCCAACCGGATGGCCGTGGCGTTCAAACTGGCCGTGGAAGCCGGCCGGGCGGCCTTTGAAATCGGCCTCGCGGCCCAACACCTCGAAGCCGAGGCCACCAGTCCGTTGACCGGTTTTTTGAACTAG
- the sppA gene encoding signal peptide peptidase SppA, producing the protein MDASLPPANDVPPTPFPAPPVILPPSPPPPPRKSRGWMMAAIALCVLLGISLLFNFGQMVSSVAKLSPTRTRVGGPRLEEIMVEDHDSRDKIAVVPIEGIISGARVDGTGYNMVDVVKEQLRRADEDNRVAAVILKVDSPGGEVLASDEIAKAIRRFQEESRKPVVVSMGNLAASGGYYVSAPCRYIVANDLTITGSIGVIMSGLNYRGLMDKIGLRPMVFKSGRFKDMLSGSRSPEEIPAEEKQMMQHLIYEVYGKFTNVVAQGRAEAHKANGKEGRELAADWTDYADGRVLSGAEALKLGFVDELGGFDKAVSRAAKIAGVRRPNVVEYRPIVELADLLRLFGKTEAKPLKVDLGVELPKLKAGQPYFLYDTGIY; encoded by the coding sequence ATGGACGCAAGCCTTCCCCCCGCCAATGACGTGCCGCCCACGCCGTTCCCGGCTCCACCGGTCATTTTGCCGCCGAGCCCGCCACCGCCGCCGCGCAAAAGCCGCGGCTGGATGATGGCCGCGATCGCGCTGTGCGTGCTGCTGGGAATCAGCCTGCTTTTCAATTTTGGCCAGATGGTGAGCAGCGTGGCAAAACTTTCGCCCACACGCACCCGCGTCGGTGGTCCGCGCCTCGAAGAAATCATGGTCGAGGATCATGACTCACGCGACAAAATCGCCGTGGTGCCGATTGAAGGCATCATCTCCGGCGCGCGGGTGGACGGCACGGGTTACAACATGGTGGACGTGGTGAAGGAGCAATTGCGCCGCGCCGATGAAGACAACCGCGTGGCCGCGGTTATCCTGAAGGTGGATTCGCCCGGCGGCGAAGTGCTGGCCTCGGATGAAATCGCCAAGGCCATCCGTCGCTTTCAGGAGGAGAGCCGCAAGCCCGTGGTGGTCAGCATGGGCAATCTGGCCGCGTCCGGCGGTTACTACGTCTCCGCGCCGTGCCGTTACATCGTAGCCAACGACCTGACGATCACTGGCAGCATCGGCGTCATCATGAGCGGCCTGAACTACCGTGGATTGATGGATAAAATCGGGCTGCGGCCGATGGTGTTCAAAAGCGGCCGGTTCAAGGACATGCTCAGCGGCTCGCGCAGCCCGGAGGAAATCCCGGCGGAAGAAAAGCAGATGATGCAGCATCTCATCTACGAGGTTTACGGCAAGTTCACCAACGTCGTCGCCCAAGGCCGCGCGGAGGCTCACAAGGCCAACGGCAAGGAGGGCCGGGAGCTCGCGGCGGATTGGACCGATTACGCCGATGGCCGCGTGTTGTCCGGCGCGGAAGCCTTGAAGCTCGGATTCGTGGATGAGCTCGGCGGCTTTGACAAGGCGGTGAGCCGCGCCGCCAAGATTGCCGGCGTGCGCCGCCCGAACGTGGTGGAATACCGTCCCATCGTGGAACTGGCCGATTTGCTGCGCCTCTTCGGCAAAACAGAAGCCAAACCGCTCAAGGTGGACTTGGGCGTCGAGCTGCCCAAGTTGAAGGCGGGCCAGCCGTATTTCCTCTACGACACCGGCATTTACTGA
- a CDS encoding TolC family protein, which yields MKCCLILLMIGLLAGCARFRPAPLSPARSAAAFDARSLTDTNLLAYVASNGPASGGKSPVWDLDALTLVGFYYQPALAEARAQWALARAGQITAGERPNPSVTFTPEYDSTTPPPWILGGTWDIPIETAGKRGRRQEEAQHLAEAARWNLVGTMWQTRSAVRTALLDLYAARETESRLAAQAGAQSNVVQLLEGQLAAGSVAAFDVTQARITLANVQLAIQDARHQRLEARGKLADALGLPARALDGVVLDFSCFRSVPAALPAPQVRRQAALHRADIRAALAEYAARQSALQLEIARQYPDIHLSPGYQLDQTDNKWSLGVTVTLPILNQNQGPIAEAEAQRKQAAAHFLAVQARAMGEIDRALTGYRAAREQTVGADTLVQELQARMAAVRARQQAGELEPLAAASARVEFASGMLARLDARLKVQRALGQLEDASQSTFKVTPTMLEPALGQGKESAK from the coding sequence ATGAAATGTTGCCTCATTCTCCTGATGATTGGTTTGCTGGCAGGTTGTGCCCGCTTTCGTCCTGCCCCGCTTTCCCCGGCCAGGAGCGCGGCCGCGTTTGATGCGCGCTCGTTGACGGATACGAATCTGCTGGCGTATGTCGCATCGAACGGTCCGGCCAGCGGAGGCAAATCACCGGTCTGGGATCTGGATGCCCTGACGCTCGTGGGCTTTTACTACCAGCCAGCGCTGGCCGAGGCCCGGGCGCAGTGGGCGCTCGCGCGGGCGGGCCAAATCACCGCCGGCGAGCGGCCAAACCCCTCGGTGACCTTCACGCCGGAATATGATTCAACCACCCCGCCGCCCTGGATCCTGGGAGGCACGTGGGACATCCCGATTGAGACGGCGGGCAAGCGTGGGCGCCGCCAGGAAGAGGCTCAACACCTGGCCGAGGCGGCCCGTTGGAATCTTGTGGGCACGATGTGGCAAACCCGGAGCGCGGTGCGGACGGCGTTGCTCGACCTTTACGCCGCGCGCGAAACGGAATCGCGGCTGGCCGCGCAAGCCGGGGCGCAGTCGAACGTGGTGCAATTGCTGGAGGGCCAATTGGCCGCCGGCAGCGTCGCCGCATTCGATGTCACCCAGGCGCGGATCACCCTGGCGAATGTTCAACTGGCAATCCAGGACGCCCGGCATCAGCGGCTGGAGGCGCGGGGCAAACTGGCGGATGCATTGGGCCTGCCGGCGCGCGCACTGGACGGAGTGGTGTTGGATTTTTCCTGTTTCCGCAGCGTTCCCGCGGCCTTGCCGGCCCCGCAAGTCAGACGCCAGGCGGCGTTGCACCGCGCGGACATTCGCGCGGCCCTCGCGGAATACGCCGCCCGCCAGTCCGCGTTGCAGTTGGAAATCGCCCGGCAATATCCTGACATCCATCTCAGCCCGGGCTACCAGTTGGACCAAACCGACAACAAATGGTCGCTTGGCGTGACCGTGACGTTACCCATCCTCAATCAGAACCAGGGGCCCATTGCCGAGGCGGAGGCGCAACGAAAGCAGGCGGCAGCGCATTTTCTGGCCGTGCAGGCCCGTGCGATGGGCGAAATCGACCGGGCGCTGACCGGTTACCGTGCCGCACGGGAGCAAACGGTTGGGGCGGATACGCTGGTGCAGGAGCTGCAAGCAAGAATGGCCGCCGTTCGCGCGCGGCAACAGGCGGGAGAATTGGAGCCGCTGGCCGCCGCGAGCGCCCGGGTGGAGTTCGCCAGTGGCATGCTGGCGCGATTGGACGCCCGGCTGAAAGTGCAACGCGCGCTTGGTCAGCTGGAGGACGCGAGCCAGAGCACTTTCAAAGTCACACCAACGATGCTTGAACCGGCCTTGGGCCAAGGAAAGGAATCCGCGAAGTGA
- a CDS encoding superoxide dismutase, which translates to MAFELPPLPYPKEALEPHFDALTMEIHHDRHHKAYVDNLNKAIAGSPLEGRSLDEIVKGIGSAPDNIKGPVRNNGGGHWNHTFFWRILGPQAGGAPTGKLADDLKAAFGSFDDFKAKFEAAGLGRFGSGWAWLVKNNGKLEIVSTANQDNPLMGKAVAGCEGTPVLGVDVWEHAYYLKYQNKRGDYLKAFWNVVNWAEVARNYGA; encoded by the coding sequence ATGGCATTTGAACTACCTCCTCTCCCGTATCCGAAAGAAGCACTGGAACCGCATTTTGACGCGCTCACGATGGAGATTCACCACGATCGCCATCACAAGGCCTACGTGGACAATTTGAACAAGGCCATTGCCGGCTCGCCGCTGGAAGGCAGGAGCCTGGACGAAATCGTGAAGGGCATCGGCTCCGCGCCGGACAACATCAAAGGCCCCGTCCGCAACAACGGCGGCGGCCATTGGAATCACACCTTCTTCTGGCGGATTCTCGGTCCGCAAGCCGGCGGCGCGCCGACGGGCAAACTCGCCGATGACCTCAAGGCCGCGTTCGGCAGCTTTGACGACTTCAAGGCGAAGTTTGAAGCCGCGGGTCTGGGCCGCTTCGGTTCCGGCTGGGCCTGGCTCGTCAAAAACAACGGCAAACTCGAAATCGTTTCCACCGCCAACCAGGACAACCCGCTCATGGGCAAAGCCGTGGCGGGCTGCGAAGGCACGCCCGTTCTCGGCGTGGACGTTTGGGAACACGCCTACTACCTGAAATACCAGAACAAGCGCGGCGATTATCTCAAGGCGTTCTGGAACGTCGTCAACTGGGCCGAAGTGGCCAGGAACTACGGCGCCTGA
- a CDS encoding response regulator transcription factor, which produces MRVLVVEDEKKTASFIRKALQAEGFAVDVCHHGDGAWAAVRSTPFDAIVLDIMLPGRDGLSIVRLLRQQGKSTPVLLLSARGEVNERIEGLDAGADDYLPKPFVVAELAARVRALVRRGGESKSPVLRVADLSLDTVTRQVRRGESCIDLTAIEFRLLEFLMRSAGRICSRMTILEKVWDYDFDPGTNLVDVNIMRLREKVDEGFEPRLLHTIRGVGYVLREAA; this is translated from the coding sequence ATGCGCGTCCTCGTCGTGGAAGATGAAAAGAAAACCGCGTCGTTCATCCGCAAGGCGCTGCAGGCGGAGGGCTTCGCCGTGGACGTTTGCCACCACGGCGACGGTGCCTGGGCGGCTGTCCGATCCACTCCCTTTGACGCCATTGTCCTCGACATCATGCTGCCGGGCCGGGATGGCTTGAGCATCGTGCGGCTGTTGAGACAGCAAGGGAAAAGCACGCCCGTCCTGCTGCTTTCCGCACGGGGCGAGGTGAACGAGCGCATCGAAGGGCTCGATGCGGGCGCGGATGATTATTTGCCCAAGCCCTTTGTCGTGGCCGAACTGGCGGCTCGCGTGCGTGCCCTGGTCCGGCGCGGCGGCGAATCCAAGTCGCCCGTTCTGCGCGTGGCGGACTTGTCGCTGGACACCGTGACGCGCCAGGTGCGGCGCGGGGAGAGCTGCATTGATTTGACCGCAATTGAATTCCGGCTCCTGGAATTTTTGATGCGCTCGGCGGGCCGGATTTGCAGTCGCATGACGATCCTGGAAAAGGTCTGGGATTACGATTTCGACCCCGGCACGAACCTGGTGGATGTGAACATCATGCGGCTGCGGGAAAAGGTGGACGAGGGGTTTGAGCCCCGGCTGCTGCACACCATTCGTGGCGTCGGCTACGTGCTGAGGGAAGCCGCATGA
- the hisH gene encoding imidazole glycerol phosphate synthase subunit HisH, which yields MIALLDYGSGNLRSVHKALLKAGAAVRLVQRPDEIGDARGLVLPGVGAFDDCINALQRQELLVASRDFIRSGRPFLGICVGYQALFERSEEFNSCAVGLGIFRGSVVRFGAADGLKIPQIGWNQVKIAQPACPLYRGIADGSYFYFVHSFFPQPADDAIVATRTEYGQTFASSVWRDNVFATQFHPEKSQQAGLQLLQNFVELTATR from the coding sequence GTGATTGCTTTGCTCGATTACGGTTCCGGCAACTTGCGCAGCGTCCACAAGGCCCTGCTCAAGGCGGGCGCGGCGGTGCGGCTGGTGCAACGGCCGGATGAGATCGGTGATGCGCGGGGGCTGGTATTGCCGGGCGTCGGCGCGTTTGACGACTGCATCAACGCACTGCAACGGCAGGAATTGCTCGTTGCCAGCCGCGATTTCATCCGCAGCGGCCGGCCGTTTCTCGGCATCTGCGTGGGGTATCAGGCGCTGTTCGAGCGCAGCGAGGAATTCAACAGCTGTGCCGTCGGGCTGGGAATTTTCCGCGGCAGCGTCGTCCGGTTCGGCGCGGCGGACGGATTGAAAATCCCCCAGATCGGCTGGAACCAGGTGAAGATCGCGCAGCCGGCCTGCCCCCTTTACCGCGGCATCGCCGATGGCAGTTACTTTTACTTCGTGCACAGCTTTTTCCCGCAGCCGGCGGACGATGCGATTGTCGCCACGCGCACGGAATACGGCCAGACATTCGCGTCGTCGGTCTGGCGTGACAACGTGTTTGCCACGCAGTTTCATCCGGAAAAGAGCCAGCAGGCCGGGCTGCAACTGCTGCAAAATTTTGTCGAACTCACGGCGACGCGCTGA
- a CDS encoding PepSY domain-containing protein, producing the protein MNSKTAIRSLWVCGLLAAGLTACSTEKESCESQAKTAPLAAQAKVGQPQAEGIALAKVPGGVIKEGELEKEHGRLVWSFDIATSGTTDITEVQVDAITGSVISVDQETAAEQEKERQEDAKQKQSEKEDKD; encoded by the coding sequence ATGAATTCAAAAACTGCCATCCGTTCCCTGTGGGTCTGCGGTCTGCTGGCGGCGGGACTGACCGCCTGCAGCACTGAAAAGGAGTCGTGCGAAAGCCAGGCAAAGACCGCGCCTTTGGCAGCGCAGGCCAAAGTGGGCCAGCCGCAAGCGGAGGGCATCGCGTTGGCGAAAGTGCCGGGCGGCGTCATCAAAGAAGGCGAGCTTGAAAAGGAGCATGGCCGGCTGGTCTGGTCGTTTGACATTGCCACCTCTGGCACCACTGACATCACCGAGGTGCAGGTGGATGCGATCACTGGATCGGTGATTTCCGTGGACCAGGAAACGGCTGCGGAACAGGAGAAGGAGCGCCAGGAGGATGCCAAACAGAAGCAGAGTGAAAAGGAGGACAAAGATTAA
- a CDS encoding aldo/keto reductase, with the protein MKHRPLGFTGFQASELGIGDLADRSVPADQCVATLHRAMSFGLNVIDTAPGYEDGYSEEVVGKALKGRRDKMFVIDKIDHLDAPVEPQVDASLKQLALDSVDLFAFHAVSELAQWERLAAPGGGMEQLAHCATLGKVRFRGISSHHPDVLLAALKSGLCDVVMFPVGPFVHPRYVEEILPLARKNGVGTVCFKTFGAGKLLGDTPGYNRPLVVRPRGKFSSGGKPPTSEPQLPRLSVAECLHYTLTLAPDVALLGLSFPNEQDAAFQAWREFKPLPPAAMQDIRRRAEAAIAGKGECWWNPSLPGAT; encoded by the coding sequence ATGAAGCATCGCCCGCTCGGTTTCACGGGATTCCAAGCTTCCGAACTGGGCATCGGGGATCTTGCCGATCGCTCGGTTCCGGCCGACCAATGTGTGGCCACGCTCCACCGCGCCATGAGCTTCGGCTTGAATGTCATCGACACGGCGCCCGGCTACGAGGACGGCTACAGCGAGGAGGTGGTCGGCAAGGCCTTGAAGGGCCGGCGCGACAAAATGTTCGTCATCGACAAAATCGACCACCTCGATGCGCCCGTGGAACCGCAAGTCGATGCCAGCCTCAAACAGCTCGCGCTGGACAGTGTGGACCTCTTCGCGTTTCACGCCGTGTCCGAGCTGGCCCAATGGGAACGGCTCGCCGCGCCCGGCGGCGGCATGGAGCAACTGGCCCATTGTGCCACGTTGGGCAAGGTGCGCTTTCGCGGGATTTCAAGTCATCACCCGGACGTGTTGCTGGCCGCGCTGAAAAGCGGTTTGTGCGACGTCGTCATGTTTCCCGTTGGACCGTTCGTGCATCCGCGCTATGTCGAGGAAATCCTGCCGCTGGCCCGGAAGAACGGCGTGGGCACGGTCTGCTTCAAGACGTTCGGCGCCGGCAAGCTGTTGGGCGACACGCCGGGCTACAACCGGCCGCTGGTCGTGCGTCCGCGCGGCAAATTCAGCTCCGGTGGAAAACCGCCCACGAGCGAGCCGCAACTGCCGCGCCTGTCAGTGGCGGAATGTTTGCACTACACGTTGACGCTCGCTCCGGACGTGGCGTTGCTCGGTCTAAGTTTTCCCAACGAACAGGACGCGGCGTTTCAGGCCTGGCGCGAATTCAAACCGCTGCCGCCCGCAGCCATGCAGGACATCCGCCGGCGGGCCGAGGCCGCAATTGCCGGCAAGGGCGAATGCTGGTGGAATCCGTCTTTACCCGGCGCAACGTAG